In a single window of the Fibrobacter sp. genome:
- a CDS encoding aminopeptidase — protein sequence MKDPRITKLAENLINNAIALKAGENILIETTDTPDELTTELLKAVAKAGGNAYVHNYSGRVRREQIKSASEEQMKISAELAMAEMQKMQCYISIRAAENAMENCDVPGAQMRMHRLANQAVLDYRVNKTRWCVLRWPNPSMAQAAKMSTEAFEDFYFEACLADYPRMAKAAQNLVNLMNRTDKVRLVSQGTDLTFSIKGIGAVPCCGNMNIPDGEVYTAPVRNSVNGVIQYNTPSLYDGKQFGNVRLEFKDGAIVNASCETGSNEALNALFNTDEGARYVGEFAIGFNPYVNSAMCDILFDEKIAGSIHFTPGRCYEDAPNGNVSAIHWDLVLIMRPEYGGGEIWFDDVLIRKDGKFVIDELKCLNPEELA from the coding sequence ATGAAAGATCCTCGTATTACAAAGCTTGCTGAAAACTTGATTAACAATGCCATTGCTCTGAAGGCTGGCGAAAATATCTTGATTGAAACCACCGACACTCCCGATGAACTGACCACGGAATTGCTGAAGGCAGTTGCAAAGGCTGGTGGTAACGCTTACGTCCATAACTACAGCGGCCGTGTCCGTCGCGAACAGATAAAGTCTGCTTCCGAGGAACAGATGAAGATTTCTGCAGAATTGGCTATGGCTGAAATGCAGAAGATGCAGTGCTACATTTCTATTCGTGCTGCAGAAAACGCTATGGAAAACTGCGATGTTCCGGGTGCCCAGATGAGAATGCACCGCCTCGCAAACCAGGCTGTCCTGGACTACCGCGTGAATAAGACTCGTTGGTGCGTGCTTCGCTGGCCCAATCCGTCCATGGCTCAGGCAGCCAAGATGAGCACCGAGGCTTTCGAGGACTTCTATTTCGAAGCTTGCCTTGCCGATTATCCCCGCATGGCAAAGGCTGCACAGAATCTGGTGAACTTGATGAACCGTACCGACAAGGTGCGCCTGGTTTCCCAGGGTACCGACCTGACTTTCAGCATCAAGGGCATCGGTGCCGTGCCTTGCTGCGGCAATATGAATATTCCCGATGGGGAAGTGTATACCGCTCCTGTGCGCAACAGCGTCAATGGCGTTATCCAGTACAATACGCCGTCCCTTTACGACGGCAAGCAGTTCGGTAACGTGCGCTTGGAATTCAAGGACGGCGCTATCGTGAATGCCTCCTGCGAAACAGGCTCCAACGAGGCTCTGAATGCCTTGTTCAATACGGATGAAGGTGCCCGCTATGTGGGCGAATTCGCCATCGGTTTCAATCCCTATGTGAACTCCGCAATGTGCGACATTCTTTTCGACGAAAAGATCGCGGGCTCCATTCACTTTACCCCGGGCCGCTGCTACGAAGACGCTCCCAACGGAAACGTCTCCGCAATCCACTGGGACTTGGTTCTCATCATGCGTCCGGAATACGGTGGCGGCGAAATCTGGTTCGATGATGTTCTCATCCGCAAGGACGGCAAGTTCGTCATTGATGAGCTGAAGTGCCTGAATCCCGAGGAACTGGCATAG